In Planctomycetia bacterium, one DNA window encodes the following:
- a CDS encoding type II secretion system F family protein has protein sequence MPEYEVQFADANGRIGIQRLEAVSERAAVAQLESAGKTPISVAPAAGSKHRASSGAAEQGTMRLGRMGGGRGTRRAVLDFTHQLAAVVESGIPIISGLKAVGEQTGHPQLRSAIARIAGRIEGGRTLADALDAEPTFFPPIYVKTVAAGEVAGKVPEVLLALARYQEQEQETRGQIKSALLYPALVVAALVLATAMMLVFVVPQFATMFEKFNGKLPLPTRILLAASGAVTHHYFWVMAGFVGLYVLIRRMMKLSFVRAFLDERLLRLPVFGNLLLGVYMVRFIELLDLLMRAALPITQSLRVTADSMTNASLKRDVRAMMRDVEGGRSLTEAFSQARWLTPLVKRMLAIGEQAGRTDQIFSYLKKYYATQTARSVKLLSTLVEPILVTGLASVVLFFALAIFLPMWKLLKIVGTA, from the coding sequence ATGCCGGAATACGAAGTTCAATTCGCCGACGCCAATGGGCGAATCGGTATCCAGCGCCTGGAAGCGGTGTCGGAGCGTGCGGCGGTGGCGCAACTGGAGAGCGCCGGCAAGACGCCGATCAGCGTCGCGCCGGCGGCAGGCAGCAAGCATCGCGCCTCGAGCGGCGCGGCCGAGCAAGGCACGATGCGACTAGGTCGCATGGGTGGCGGCCGGGGAACGCGTCGCGCGGTGCTGGACTTCACGCATCAATTGGCGGCGGTGGTGGAGAGCGGTATCCCCATTATCAGCGGTTTGAAAGCGGTCGGCGAACAGACCGGGCATCCGCAGCTTCGATCGGCGATTGCGCGGATCGCCGGACGGATCGAAGGCGGACGCACACTGGCGGATGCGCTGGATGCCGAGCCGACGTTTTTCCCGCCGATTTATGTCAAGACTGTGGCAGCAGGCGAGGTGGCGGGAAAGGTCCCGGAGGTGCTGCTGGCGCTCGCGCGTTATCAGGAGCAGGAGCAGGAGACACGCGGACAGATCAAGAGCGCGCTGTTGTATCCTGCCTTGGTTGTGGCGGCATTGGTTCTGGCGACGGCCATGATGCTGGTGTTCGTGGTGCCGCAATTCGCCACGATGTTTGAGAAGTTTAACGGAAAGCTCCCGTTGCCCACGCGGATTCTGCTGGCCGCGAGCGGCGCGGTGACGCATCACTACTTCTGGGTGATGGCCGGCTTTGTCGGTTTGTATGTTCTGATTCGTCGCATGATGAAACTTTCGTTCGTGCGGGCGTTTCTTGACGAGCGCCTGCTTCGACTTCCGGTGTTCGGCAACCTCCTGCTGGGTGTCTACATGGTGCGGTTCATTGAACTGCTCGATCTGCTTATGCGTGCGGCGCTGCCGATTACCCAATCGCTTCGTGTGACGGCCGACAGCATGACGAATGCGTCCCTGAAGCGCGATGTACGTGCGATGATGCGCGACGTGGAAGGCGGTCGCTCACTGACCGAGGCCTTCTCGCAGGCCCGGTGGCTGACGCCGCTGGTAAAGCGGATGCTGGCCATCGGCGAGCAGGCCGGCCGAACCGACCAGATCTTCTCGTACCTTAAAAAGTATTATGCGACCCAGACCGCGCGAAGCGTGAAGCTATTATCGACCCTTGTCGAGCCGATCCTGGTCACCGGGCTGGCTAGCGTGGTTCTTTTCTTTGCGCTGGCCATCTTTTTGCCGATGTGGAAGTTGCTCAAGATCGTCGGAACGGCCTAG
- a CDS encoding type II secretion system protein — protein MFQKSHVRGRRGFTLIELVTVIVILGILSAVALPVYLDYRNDAKTAACKGSLGAMRAAVANFYAKSAVGGGTPAYPTITQLNTVGTVLIDTVPDNPFDGDSTKNNIVDGTGVTKGTVTGTSGGWCYNPTNGQVWANTNTSGVGENSF, from the coding sequence ATGTTCCAGAAGTCTCATGTTCGTGGTCGACGCGGTTTCACGCTGATCGAGCTGGTCACGGTCATTGTCATCCTCGGCATTCTCTCCGCCGTCGCGCTGCCCGTGTACCTCGACTATCGCAACGATGCCAAGACCGCAGCCTGCAAAGGCTCGCTCGGCGCGATGCGCGCGGCCGTTGCGAACTTCTACGCCAAGTCCGCGGTTGGCGGCGGTACACCGGCGTATCCGACGATCACGCAGTTGAATACGGTCGGGACCGTGCTGATCGACACGGTGCCGGATAATCCGTTTGACGGCGACAGCACGAAGAACAACATTGTGGACGGCACCGGTGTGACCAAGGGCACTGTAACCGGCACGTCGGGCGGATGGTGCTACAACCCGACCAACGGCCAGGTCTGGGCCAACACGAATACGTCGGGTGTCGGAGAAAACTCGTTCTAA
- a CDS encoding type II secretion system protein, producing MNSRRSRGAGGPTVRRGYTLIELIVCIAVGVIISGSAGMILWNASSQRVELSARAELHEIAAAAMEKIVRHVREVEQDECPGNPTPCLLGNAQVSTAALTELRFGSNGIRQTGSTIEMTIDNGTSWHVLVRDVSSFALAYTNRLGSVMTSLPLSQSDREDIRQVQITVGLTRGGQTANVRTTVYLRNFMNEVMSDP from the coding sequence ATGAACTCACGAAGAAGCCGGGGCGCGGGCGGTCCAACGGTGCGCCGCGGTTACACGCTAATTGAGCTGATTGTATGCATCGCCGTCGGCGTGATCATCAGCGGATCGGCCGGCATGATTCTTTGGAATGCGTCGTCCCAGCGCGTGGAACTGTCGGCGCGGGCCGAATTGCACGAAATCGCCGCGGCGGCCATGGAGAAGATCGTGCGGCATGTGCGGGAAGTGGAACAGGACGAGTGCCCCGGCAATCCGACGCCCTGCCTGCTCGGCAACGCGCAGGTCTCGACGGCCGCGTTGACGGAGTTGCGATTCGGGAGCAATGGTATTCGCCAGACCGGTTCCACCATCGAGATGACGATCGACAACGGCACCAGCTGGCACGTGCTGGTGCGCGATGTTTCGAGTTTTGCGCTGGCCTACACAAATCGCCTTGGTTCGGTGATGACTTCGCTTCCGCTGTCACAGTCCGATCGCGAGGACATCCGACAGGTTCAGATCACGGTGGGCCTGACGCGTGGAGGGCAGACCGCCAACGTCCGCACGACCGTGTATCTCCGCAACTTCATGAACGAGGTGATGAGTGACCCATAA
- a CDS encoding tetratricopeptide repeat protein → MQALKRGLLAMCTFAVLWSSGCARHAQSEPKAARMAEVVHEDETLLTPAQRDQRYREAFDQGVALVRRAQYGPALAAFEEALRLKPDSVDAQFNLAACYEAAGDPLRAIHLYKALIAQTPNDPDCYTNLGTSYIKMFHREKTPSWRDMAIESWRRSLAINPHQPHVKRFIATASKGS, encoded by the coding sequence ATGCAGGCATTGAAGCGCGGGTTGTTGGCAATGTGCACCTTTGCGGTGCTCTGGAGCAGCGGCTGTGCCCGGCATGCGCAAAGTGAACCGAAAGCGGCGCGGATGGCGGAAGTCGTTCATGAGGATGAAACCCTGCTGACGCCGGCGCAGCGCGACCAGCGCTATCGGGAGGCATTTGATCAGGGAGTCGCGCTGGTGCGTCGCGCGCAATACGGCCCGGCGCTGGCGGCGTTTGAAGAGGCGCTTCGGCTCAAGCCCGATTCCGTCGATGCGCAATTCAATCTCGCGGCGTGTTACGAAGCCGCGGGGGATCCGCTTCGTGCGATTCATTTGTACAAGGCGTTGATCGCGCAGACACCGAACGACCCGGATTGTTACACGAATCTCGGCACGAGCTACATCAAGATGTTCCATCGCGAAAAGACGCCGTCGTGGCGCGACATGGCGATCGAATCCTGGCGTCGCTCCCTGGCGATCAATCCTCATCAGCCGCACGTCAAGCGGTTCATCGCGACAGCGTCGAAAGGAAGTTGA
- a CDS encoding HDOD domain-containing protein produces MPSPAQILAAIRAQPKIPAPSQAVSKVLALTSDPECAIPKLADVIGKDPGLTVQLLRQANSALYGCANPTSSVNQACVRLGIKRVRSAVVNQHIVNGLSKVFPKAFDPSRFWQSALAISVAAQELAKRVDPPAAEDAGTAGLLCDLGIGLLASAIPEEYKPVLAELPRVGLGGLHRLETPLIGLTHAETAAAVLTDWKLDAPIIEAVRKHHFDLATQAAAESCKEAPSVLARIVRSAVILSEIALDGSEMERIDNLFRHVETLAPQADALVGELLDSLVATIQATAQSLSVELGDLNDMEANLARLVSDALASEEAQA; encoded by the coding sequence ATGCCCTCGCCGGCGCAAATCCTCGCCGCGATCCGCGCGCAGCCGAAGATTCCCGCGCCGTCGCAGGCCGTGTCGAAGGTTCTGGCGCTGACGAGCGACCCCGAATGCGCGATTCCCAAGCTGGCTGACGTGATCGGGAAGGATCCCGGGCTGACGGTGCAGCTTCTTCGTCAAGCCAACAGCGCGCTGTACGGTTGCGCCAACCCGACCAGTTCGGTGAATCAGGCGTGCGTGCGATTGGGTATCAAGCGCGTGCGATCGGCCGTCGTCAACCAGCACATCGTCAACGGGTTGAGCAAGGTTTTCCCAAAGGCGTTTGATCCATCGCGTTTCTGGCAATCGGCGCTGGCGATCAGCGTCGCTGCCCAAGAGTTGGCCAAGCGCGTCGATCCGCCGGCCGCCGAGGACGCCGGCACGGCGGGACTGCTGTGCGATCTGGGAATCGGCCTGCTGGCATCGGCGATTCCCGAAGAATACAAGCCGGTTCTGGCGGAATTGCCACGCGTGGGTCTGGGCGGTTTGCATCGACTCGAGACGCCGTTGATCGGCCTGACGCACGCGGAAACGGCTGCGGCGGTGTTAACGGATTGGAAACTGGATGCGCCGATCATCGAGGCGGTAAGGAAGCACCACTTTGATTTGGCCACGCAGGCCGCCGCAGAGTCCTGCAAAGAAGCGCCGTCGGTGTTGGCACGCATCGTGCGGTCGGCGGTGATTCTCTCCGAGATCGCGCTGGACGGCTCCGAGATGGAGCGAATCGACAATTTGTTTCGCCACGTCGAAACGCTCGCGCCGCAGGCCGATGCGCTCGTGGGCGAGTTGCTTGATTCGCTCGTCGCGACGATTCAGGCGACCGCGCAGTCCCTTAGCGTCGAACTGGGCGATCTCAACGACATGGAAGCCAATTTGGCGCGGCTTGTCAGCGATGCGCTGGCGTCGGAAGAAGCGCAGGCGTAA
- a CDS encoding polymer-forming cytoskeletal protein has translation MADMSGDFPTVIGPDARFKGELSFEKGVRIEGGFDGHIKSKGTLHVAEGSRVTANIEAANVRLEGECKGNFVVSEKLHLLATAKVEGDLRANRLEIADGAIFIGNVVVGQAAADSPMRRPMAQESAPAPDMQRPTPRPAPAPTPRPAEVRVPG, from the coding sequence ATGGCGGATATGAGCGGTGATTTTCCCACGGTGATCGGTCCGGACGCCCGCTTCAAGGGCGAGTTAAGTTTTGAGAAAGGCGTCCGAATCGAAGGCGGCTTCGACGGGCACATCAAGTCCAAGGGCACGCTGCACGTCGCCGAGGGTTCGCGCGTCACCGCGAACATTGAAGCGGCGAACGTTCGCCTCGAGGGCGAGTGCAAGGGCAACTTCGTCGTCTCGGAAAAGCTGCACCTCCTCGCGACCGCCAAGGTCGAAGGCGACCTTCGTGCGAATCGCCTTGAAATCGCCGACGGCGCCATTTTCATCGGCAACGTTGTCGTGGGTCAGGCCGCAGCCGATTCCCCCATGCGGCGCCCCATGGCGCAGGAGTCGGCTCCCGCGCCCGACATGCAGCGCCCGACGCCGCGACCGGCCCCAGCTCCGACGCCGCGACCGGCCGAAGTGCGCGTCCCGGGCTGA
- a CDS encoding DUF1579 family protein: MNMPQPAEGHRKLARLAGRWKGEERVHPSPWDPTGGPATGFVENRLALSDFVVIQDYRQERNGAASFTGHGVFAYNPASNLYTMHWWDNMGVAGPHVYQGGFEGDVLTLTCMTTAGLSRAVFDLREPGHYGFRLGISPDGQNWRPFMEGRYQKD, translated from the coding sequence ATGAACATGCCCCAGCCCGCCGAAGGTCATCGAAAACTGGCAAGGCTTGCGGGCCGATGGAAAGGCGAGGAACGTGTCCATCCCTCCCCGTGGGACCCGACTGGCGGGCCCGCGACAGGATTCGTCGAGAATCGCCTCGCGTTAAGCGATTTCGTCGTGATTCAGGACTATCGCCAGGAACGCAACGGCGCTGCGAGCTTCACCGGACACGGCGTCTTTGCCTACAACCCCGCCAGCAACCTCTATACGATGCACTGGTGGGACAACATGGGCGTGGCAGGGCCGCATGTGTATCAGGGAGGCTTCGAGGGCGATGTTCTGACGCTGACCTGCATGACAACCGCCGGGCTGTCGCGCGCCGTGTTTGACCTGCGCGAACCGGGTCACTACGGTTTCCGTCTGGGCATTTCACCCGATGGCCAGAACTGGCGACCATTCATGGAAGGCCGTTACCAGAAGGACTAA
- a CDS encoding NYN domain-containing protein yields the protein MTTSSGLIRIGVFYDGDFFFHVSNYYNYHHERKARISISGLHAFIRDEVSRGEDVDIRYCQIVDAHYFRTRLRASDAEERDLLRKERTFDEVLMREGVTTHYLPSTRDGAKDMQVWFALEAFEQSIHKHFDVIVLIACDGDYLPLVRKINTLGARVMVLAWDFAYVDHNGMERETRTAQALLEESTYPVMMHEIINDQGRTDDPIVSGLFVSRREPRPPADLTNGASMPISAEPQSGTIQNLLDGYGFITPAGGAAANLFFFYTDVENCDFNELRIGDEVNYVLGQNHKGPCAKRVSLV from the coding sequence ATGACCACGAGCAGCGGTTTGATTCGCATTGGCGTTTTCTATGACGGGGATTTTTTCTTCCACGTCAGCAACTACTACAACTACCACCACGAGCGTAAGGCCCGAATCAGCATTTCGGGTTTGCATGCTTTCATTCGCGACGAGGTATCTCGAGGGGAGGACGTAGACATCCGCTATTGTCAGATCGTGGACGCCCACTATTTCCGCACGCGGCTCCGTGCGTCGGATGCCGAGGAGCGCGATCTGCTCCGCAAGGAACGCACCTTCGACGAGGTGCTGATGCGCGAGGGCGTCACGACGCACTACCTGCCCAGCACGCGCGACGGCGCGAAAGACATGCAGGTTTGGTTCGCGCTGGAGGCCTTTGAGCAGTCCATCCACAAGCATTTTGACGTGATTGTTCTCATCGCCTGCGACGGCGATTACCTCCCGCTGGTCCGGAAGATCAATACCCTGGGCGCTCGCGTCATGGTGCTGGCATGGGACTTCGCTTACGTCGATCACAACGGGATGGAGCGCGAGACCCGCACCGCCCAGGCTCTGCTCGAGGAATCCACTTATCCGGTCATGATGCATGAAATCATCAACGATCAAGGGCGCACGGACGACCCCATCGTCAGCGGACTGTTCGTTTCGCGTCGCGAGCCGAGACCTCCCGCCGACCTGACGAACGGCGCGTCCATGCCGATTTCCGCCGAGCCGCAAAGCGGCACGATCCAGAATCTGCTCGACGGTTACGGCTTCATCACGCCGGCAGGCGGCGCGGCCGCCAACCTGTTCTTCTTTTATACTGATGTCGAAAACTGCGATTTCAACGAGTTGCGGATCGGCGACGAAGTCAATTACGTCCTCGGTCAGAACCACAAAGGACCGTGCGCCAAGCGTGTTTCGCTGGTCTGA
- a CDS encoding GDP-L-fucose synthase: MNLNQQRIVVTGGAGFLGRTVCAELVRCGVPRENVLVPRKQQFDLTSLEAVRRLHDVMQPTVVIHLAAEVGGIGANRTQPGRFFYSNLAMGMNLIEEARLRNLAKFVQVGTVCSYPKFTPVPFREKDFWDGYPEETNAPYGIAKKALLVMLQAYRQQYGLNGIYLIPVNLYGPGDNFDLETSHVIPAMIRKFVEATRRNTPRVDLWGTGAASREFLYVDDAARGIVLALERYDGAEPVNLGSGSEITIRDLAEKVKRIVGYTGEVAWDSSRPDGQPRRRLDISRARALFGFDAAVSLDEGLQRTLDSYLRLNQ, encoded by the coding sequence ATGAACCTGAACCAGCAACGGATTGTCGTGACCGGCGGGGCCGGTTTTCTTGGCCGAACTGTTTGTGCCGAGTTGGTTCGGTGCGGCGTTCCGCGCGAGAATGTCCTGGTCCCGAGAAAGCAGCAGTTTGACCTTACTTCGCTGGAGGCCGTTCGGCGATTGCATGACGTCATGCAGCCTACGGTGGTGATTCACCTCGCGGCGGAAGTGGGGGGAATTGGCGCGAATCGCACGCAGCCGGGTCGGTTCTTTTATTCCAACCTTGCGATGGGGATGAATTTGATCGAAGAGGCGCGGCTGCGCAACCTTGCGAAGTTTGTGCAGGTGGGGACGGTCTGCTCGTATCCCAAGTTCACGCCTGTGCCGTTTCGAGAAAAAGATTTCTGGGACGGATATCCGGAAGAAACGAACGCGCCGTACGGCATTGCCAAGAAGGCGCTGCTGGTCATGCTTCAGGCATATCGGCAACAATATGGCTTGAACGGAATTTATCTTATTCCGGTCAATCTTTACGGCCCCGGTGATAACTTCGATCTTGAGACGAGCCACGTCATCCCTGCGATGATCCGAAAGTTCGTGGAGGCCACGCGCCGAAATACACCGCGTGTTGATCTGTGGGGAACCGGCGCGGCAAGCCGAGAATTCCTGTACGTCGACGACGCCGCGCGTGGAATCGTCCTGGCGCTGGAGCGGTACGACGGCGCCGAGCCGGTCAATCTTGGGAGCGGCTCGGAGATCACAATTCGAGACCTGGCGGAAAAGGTCAAACGGATCGTGGGGTACACAGGAGAGGTTGCGTGGGATTCATCAAGACCGGATGGCCAGCCGCGACGGCGCCTGGATATCTCCCGTGCAAGGGCGTTGTTCGGGTTTGACGCAGCGGTTTCGCTTGACGAAGGGCTTCAGCGCACGCTTGATTCGTATTTGCGATTAAATCAGTAG
- a CDS encoding SGNH/GDSL hydrolase family protein: MPSRSRKSIGFKLLAMVAALCIVLVCSEMAVRLLLKVTDVAFMIWDPLIGPRRAPNQSGQFYVGLEAQGRYSFNAHGWNNLHSTYSAVKRAGARRVCLVGDSMVEAMHVNVEDSMASVAERAMSRPDRPVEWYTFANSGYGTTHEYLLIHHYALDYRPDVVVMLFIANDPVDCSIYLAPQEPWMARLLLDENGELVYVAPEQYVPSTLKRVFAKSALVRYLFIQKRLFERGASRLAPGQMPVREQTLANLAATSTKTDTLEDRVARTWELIEAVLKQTRQECEARGAEFLLVYQGHRFEMEAAAEGRTYSPPPREVDPLCVWERLNEMGRDYLEPLARRQGIHYLDLTDAVSAACRAARTRFNFVDDGHFNTFGHRVAGEAMAAKVEVILAGKRGKP; encoded by the coding sequence ATGCCATCGCGTTCGAGGAAATCAATCGGGTTCAAGCTCCTCGCAATGGTCGCGGCGCTCTGCATCGTTCTGGTGTGCTCGGAAATGGCCGTGCGCTTGCTGCTGAAAGTGACAGATGTCGCGTTCATGATCTGGGATCCGCTGATTGGGCCGAGGCGAGCGCCCAACCAGAGCGGACAATTCTACGTGGGGCTGGAAGCCCAGGGTCGATACTCGTTCAACGCACACGGATGGAACAACCTTCACAGCACGTACTCGGCAGTCAAGCGAGCGGGCGCTCGACGTGTTTGCCTGGTAGGCGATTCCATGGTTGAGGCCATGCACGTGAACGTGGAGGATTCGATGGCCAGCGTCGCCGAACGCGCCATGAGCCGTCCCGATCGTCCTGTTGAATGGTACACATTTGCCAATTCCGGTTACGGCACGACCCATGAGTACCTGTTGATTCATCATTATGCGTTGGATTACCGTCCGGATGTTGTGGTGATGCTGTTCATCGCAAATGATCCCGTCGATTGTTCGATCTATCTGGCTCCCCAGGAGCCGTGGATGGCGCGGCTCCTGCTGGATGAGAACGGAGAGCTGGTCTACGTCGCACCCGAACAATACGTTCCATCGACGCTGAAGCGTGTGTTCGCAAAATCGGCGTTGGTGCGGTACTTGTTTATTCAAAAGCGGCTCTTCGAGCGCGGCGCCTCGCGCCTGGCCCCCGGCCAGATGCCGGTGCGCGAGCAGACGCTGGCCAACCTGGCGGCGACCAGCACGAAGACCGACACTTTGGAGGATCGCGTCGCGCGAACCTGGGAACTGATTGAAGCAGTACTCAAGCAGACCAGGCAGGAATGCGAGGCACGCGGCGCCGAGTTCCTGCTGGTATACCAGGGACACCGGTTCGAGATGGAAGCAGCCGCCGAGGGTCGAACGTATTCGCCTCCCCCGCGCGAAGTGGACCCGCTCTGTGTGTGGGAGCGTCTGAACGAGATGGGCCGCGACTACCTGGAACCGCTTGCCCGGCGGCAGGGGATTCATTATCTGGATCTGACGGATGCCGTTTCCGCAGCGTGCCGCGCAGCGCGAACGAGATTCAATTTCGTGGATGACGGGCATTTTAACACCTTCGGGCATCGCGTGGCGGGCGAAGCCATGGCGGCGAAAGTGGAAGTGATTCTGGCCGGTAAGCGAGGAAAACCGTGA
- a CDS encoding antitermination protein NusG: MAKIEIPPVREGTAWWVAHTKPRQEKALAEDLRSLGLPSYLPLYERVTRSRRSGRMSRSWIPVFSSYVFLVASPEDRQRVLRTQRVAQLLVVRDQSRLVTELTQIQRVLSNPVEFRIHRGLKIGAWARVIRGPLLGTEGVVQKRLSRMRLVLNVEMLGQCISVEVLEDMLEAIPDSTFDRHG; the protein is encoded by the coding sequence TTGGCTAAGATCGAGATCCCTCCGGTGCGGGAGGGGACCGCGTGGTGGGTGGCCCATACCAAACCCCGCCAGGAAAAGGCGCTCGCGGAGGATCTTCGATCGCTGGGGCTTCCGTCTTATCTGCCGCTCTATGAACGCGTGACCCGAAGCCGGCGAAGCGGCCGAATGTCGCGATCGTGGATTCCGGTTTTTTCGAGCTATGTCTTTCTGGTGGCGTCCCCGGAGGATCGTCAGCGCGTCTTGCGCACCCAGCGCGTGGCGCAACTGCTGGTTGTTCGCGATCAGTCGCGGCTCGTGACCGAGTTGACGCAGATTCAGCGGGTGCTCTCCAATCCGGTCGAGTTCCGCATTCATCGTGGGTTGAAAATCGGCGCGTGGGCGCGCGTCATCAGAGGGCCGTTGCTTGGAACCGAGGGCGTCGTGCAAAAACGGCTATCGCGTATGCGGCTGGTTCTGAACGTCGAGATGCTCGGGCAGTGCATCAGCGTGGAGGTCCTGGAGGACATGCTCGAAGCGATACCTGATTCCACATTCGATCGCCATGGCTGA
- a CDS encoding class I SAM-dependent methyltransferase: MSEDPNDRPLVNGHPDLARRYHETFERSVSSRTEEDERILRVMGYLHRLVGRDRIKNVLVLGCGPRPQPIACLRNAGYETRGIEPIKSFVESANAFLGAPLVTEGAAERISLPDASQDLVLFEAVLEHVESPEDSLKEIFRVTSPGGIAVVSTTNRHRFRLTGENGEYRVPFYNWFPALVKESYVFHHLHVRPHLANYSLRPAVHWFTYSELCRLGRYAGFAQFYSLIDLVRPSDPSVQRSLVRRMAYKLIQKSPWVRALALTQVGDFVIMYKRP; this comes from the coding sequence ATGAGCGAAGACCCGAATGATCGGCCGTTAGTCAACGGTCATCCCGATCTTGCCCGCCGATACCACGAAACCTTCGAGCGTTCGGTTTCCAGCCGAACGGAAGAAGATGAGCGAATCCTGCGCGTGATGGGCTATCTCCATCGCCTCGTCGGTCGCGATCGCATCAAGAACGTGCTCGTTCTGGGTTGCGGGCCCCGGCCGCAGCCCATCGCCTGCCTTCGCAACGCGGGCTACGAGACCCGAGGCATCGAACCTATCAAGTCATTTGTAGAATCAGCGAACGCCTTCCTAGGCGCTCCGCTCGTCACAGAGGGAGCGGCCGAACGCATCAGCCTTCCGGACGCGTCACAAGACCTCGTCCTGTTCGAAGCCGTCCTGGAACACGTGGAGAGTCCCGAGGACTCGTTGAAGGAGATCTTTCGCGTGACGTCGCCCGGCGGCATCGCGGTGGTCTCGACCACCAACCGCCACCGATTTCGCCTCACCGGCGAAAACGGCGAATACCGCGTCCCCTTCTACAACTGGTTTCCGGCGCTCGTGAAGGAATCCTATGTCTTCCATCACCTGCATGTCCGGCCGCACCTCGCGAATTATTCCCTGCGTCCGGCGGTCCATTGGTTTACCTACAGCGAGCTTTGCAGGCTGGGGCGCTATGCAGGATTTGCCCAATTTTATTCGCTGATTGATTTGGTCCGCCCCAGCGATCCAAGTGTCCAGCGCTCGCTGGTCCGCCGCATGGCCTACAAGCTCATTCAGAAAAGCCCGTGGGTGCGCGCGCTGGCCCTGACGCAGGTCGGGGATTTTGTCATCATGTATAAGCGTCCGTGA
- a CDS encoding oligosaccharide flippase family protein, whose protein sequence is MMVVTSRLLAMGVSLVGLYFYTRVLDKSDWAAGLVMALIGETAFAMLDMGLGLCLERRLPGILAREHREGLILIGVFVVVVIASAAVVAFGLYGWCDALAVALMKDPLKSGVILWGIPFAMAVMWRSALFCVMRGTNCFGRLSILSLSSQIFFVAGTVGGYLLMGLKGFLIGAAIAYALPCAYESWKLRRYFNVVPAFRDIWRYLKYSRSMLGERVVNAGYSFADQWVIGLVLPAASLATYNVPRSFFDRFQTLLDGMWMVPTTLLSRESARGPDAVRAAMRRLRRVFTYLFVPIGVGLLASSYFLVDILGGSKYHDAVEPFAILALHYLVLGLAAANAIIGISTIAPPGDRLRSILSKNVAYLICLPLLAKWFELNGVVGAKLMATVVEAIVAAMLMRRVLQVNWEWDSLRAVALPAALLFVVVAGGQYYFYSRLVAPLFMAAGTAIYLYLFFRRVAEEDLLFLEHILPDRARPLVKLGRWCRPGAK, encoded by the coding sequence ATGATGGTCGTGACGTCCCGCCTGCTGGCGATGGGAGTGTCGCTCGTCGGGCTGTATTTTTATACTCGCGTATTAGATAAATCCGACTGGGCGGCGGGGTTGGTCATGGCCTTGATCGGCGAGACGGCCTTTGCGATGCTGGACATGGGCTTGGGGCTGTGTCTGGAGCGCCGGCTTCCCGGGATCCTCGCCCGGGAGCATCGCGAAGGGTTGATTTTGATCGGCGTCTTTGTCGTCGTTGTGATTGCGAGCGCGGCGGTCGTCGCGTTCGGGCTGTATGGCTGGTGCGACGCACTGGCAGTCGCATTGATGAAAGACCCTTTGAAGAGCGGGGTCATCCTGTGGGGCATACCGTTTGCCATGGCCGTCATGTGGCGCAGCGCGCTGTTTTGTGTGATGCGCGGCACCAATTGTTTCGGACGCCTTAGCATTCTCTCGCTGTCGAGCCAGATTTTCTTTGTCGCCGGGACCGTCGGCGGATACCTGCTCATGGGTCTGAAAGGGTTTCTGATCGGAGCGGCAATCGCGTATGCGTTGCCGTGTGCCTACGAAAGCTGGAAGCTTCGAAGGTATTTCAACGTTGTGCCTGCGTTCCGCGACATCTGGCGATATCTCAAGTATTCGCGTTCCATGCTGGGAGAGCGGGTGGTGAACGCCGGTTACTCCTTCGCGGATCAATGGGTCATCGGGCTCGTGCTGCCGGCGGCGTCGCTGGCGACGTACAACGTACCGCGCAGCTTTTTCGATCGTTTCCAAACGCTACTGGATGGCATGTGGATGGTGCCGACGACGCTGTTGTCGCGTGAATCGGCTCGCGGGCCGGATGCGGTGCGCGCCGCCATGCGTCGATTGAGACGGGTCTTTACCTACCTCTTTGTCCCGATCGGCGTCGGGCTTCTGGCATCGAGCTACTTTCTCGTGGACATCCTCGGCGGGAGCAAGTATCACGACGCCGTAGAACCGTTTGCCATTCTTGCGCTTCATTACCTTGTGTTGGGCCTTGCTGCCGCCAACGCCATCATCGGAATCAGTACGATTGCGCCGCCGGGGGACCGGCTTCGATCGATCCTTTCCAAGAATGTGGCGTACCTGATATGTCTGCCATTGCTGGCGAAGTGGTTCGAGCTGAACGGCGTCGTCGGGGCGAAGCTGATGGCGACCGTTGTGGAAGCGATTGTCGCCGCGATGCTGATGCGTCGCGTTTTGCAGGTGAACTGGGAGTGGGATTCGCTGCGAGCGGTCGCGCTGCCGGCAGCCTTGTTGTTTGTGGTGGTCGCCGGCGGCCAATATTACTTTTACAGCCGACTCGTTGCGCCGCTCTTCATGGCAGCGGGCACGGCGATCTATCTTTACTTGTTCTTTCGGCGTGTTGCGGAGGAGGACCTCCTGTTTTTGGAGCACATACTTCCCGACCGCGCGCGCCCGCTGGTCAAACTCGGGCGCTGGTGTCGTCCTGGCGCGAAATAG